The genomic window TTCGTCGTCTTCGACGCGATCGCCGCCCGAGCGGTGGAGGGGCCGGACGGGCCAATCTTCAACGACCCTTGCAGGGACCGCGGCGTGGACCCTTCAATCATTCATCTCGCAAGCACGACGGAAATCGAACGATGCAACCCCAGGCCGGGGCGAGTCGACGAGCCGATGCAAACCCGAGGCAGCCTCGCGGTCCGGGGCGACGATCCATCCTTCTCAGCGAATGGATGCGGCGACGAGATGAGATTCGACGACCCGGCGCAGGCATCATTTTGCGACACTGTAACGATGAGTGACAAGCATGCCAAGATGCCACCGACGGTTATCGGAAAAAAATGCCTCCGGCCAATACGAAACCGTCGCAATGATGTAAGGGGGCCCTGTATTAACTTATTAGAACTAAACACCTAGAAGTTGACGTCCGGGGCCGCCGCGCCAATCCGCATCGTTTCGGCGCCGCGAGGGCCCGCCGGCCGGCCGCCGGGGCCCGCCCCGCGGGCATGATTTCACGCGGCCTTGGGGTGACGATGGGGGAGGGGGAGGCTTCCCCTACCGCCGGACCTGGTAGGCGACCAGGCCGAGGCCGAAGAGGAGGAACCCGGCGGCGACGCAGATCGAGGAGGCGACCCAGAGCGCGGGCTGCCTCGCCGCGACCGCGGCGATCGCCGCCGCCAGGGCCAGGAGGCCCAGCGGCGTGCAGAGGAGGAGGAAGAGCTTGAGCGGGTTGTAGGTGACGATCACCTCGACGATGTACTGGAGCGTCCGCAGCGTGTCGCGGACGATCCGGATCTTCGACGTCCCCACCCGCCGCCGGTACTCGATGGGCAGGTACGCGACGAACTTGCCGGTCAGCTTGTAGATGAGCGTCAGCGTCGTGGTGAAGCTGAACCCCTGGCAGAGGTCCGGGAAGTACGGCAGCACCTCGGACTTGCGGAAGCACCGCAGCCCCGAGTTGATGTCCGGGATGCGGGCCCCCACGGTGAACTCCACCAGGAACTTGAACAGCAGCCGGGCGGGGGCCTTCAGGACCGAGTCGTATTGCTGCGTCCCCTGGCGGGCCCCGACCGCCATGTCGAAGCCCTCCTCGAGCTTGGCGACCAGATCCGGGATCCGCTCCACGGGGTAGCTGCCGTCGCCGTCGGCGATGACGACGACCTCATTGGCGGCCAGGCGGATGCCGTCCATCAGGCTGCGGCCGTAGCCGGCGTTGGCGGGGTGCCGGCAGACCGTCGCCCCGGCGGCCGCCGCGGCCGAGGCGGTCCCGTCGGCCGAGCCGTCGTCCACGACGATGACCTCGCACCCCGGCGCCGCGGCCCGCACGGCCTCGAC from Aquisphaera giovannonii includes these protein-coding regions:
- a CDS encoding glycosyltransferase family 2 protein, giving the protein MTAFSVVIPAYNEEAGIAAVVEAVRAAAPGCEVIVVDDGSADGTASAAAAAGATVCRHPANAGYGRSLMDGIRLAANEVVVIADGDGSYPVERIPDLVAKLEEGFDMAVGARQGTQQYDSVLKAPARLLFKFLVEFTVGARIPDINSGLRCFRKSEVLPYFPDLCQGFSFTTTLTLIYKLTGKFVAYLPIEYRRRVGTSKIRIVRDTLRTLQYIVEVIVTYNPLKLFLLLCTPLGLLALAAAIAAVAARQPALWVASSICVAAGFLLFGLGLVAYQVRR